GCTCCAATGTTCAATGACGGGGTCTCGCAATATGTTACTGTAGTGAAATTTATTCCGGTACTCTTCAAACGGTATCGCTGCGGATAGTCCCTTGTTGTTGAACTGGATCGTCGGAAAATGAGGCGAATAAATTGTAAGAAATTGAAAATAAGGCTTGGTCACCATAAGATGGTTGATCGTTTGTGTAACGTCGCGCAAAAGAAACGGATATTCTCCCAAGTCGGAAGACAGCATGGCCTGGATTTCGGGCGTAAGATATAAAAAATTGGAAATGCCGATCGCGTCCTGCGCGAAATAATCCAGATGCACGATCGCCTGCCGCGCCGTTCCGGTTTCCTCCAGACGGACTTTGCCGACGATTTCATTGGCTGCCACGGAATAGGCATATACGCCGGTGCAGACAACGGTCATCACGAGCAAGGGAACGAACCACAGGAGCAGCTTGTTGCGAATCGGCATGTTGAGATACCAATGGTTGATGCGAGTCGCTTTCATTGCCCAAAGCCCCTTTGGTCAATGCCGTTTATAAATTTACTATAGTAAAAGAATTTATCAAAAACAACTTCAGAAATGTACAAAGAAAGCTGAAAAACATACAATTGTTCCATTATTGGCAGGGGAATATACGCCGTGTTTCCAACTTTTGCGGCGAAGAGCATAAAAAATTTACAAGGAATACTGAAAAATACGATCTAAAATTGTTCCAAATGCGGCTTTATAATGAAAACGGATTCAACAAGGAAACCAAATTTGATAGAAAAGGTGGGTAAAGCATGAGCAACCAATGGTTTGGCCTCAAGAAATGGGCCGTCGTCCTGATCGCCCTGACAGTAATCGTCGCGATGTCCGCATGCGGCAACGGCAACACGGAAGGTAGCGGCGGAACCGCTTCTTCCGCGCCCGAGACAACGGCAAGCAACGACGCGGGCAACACGGCGGCGACAAATTCCGATGGCGGAAAAGAGGAGCAGGAAAAGATCACGTTGACGTTTTTCACCAACAACTCCGACCGCAACACCGGACAGGGCAAAGTGGAGCAAATTTTGATCGACCAATACATGAAGGAACATCCGAATATTACGATCAAAGTAGAGACGTTGTCGCCCGATCCGCAGTTTCAGGACAAAATCAAGGTGTACAACGCATCAACCAGCTTGCCGGATATTATCAGCGCCTGGGGCAATGTCAACTATCTGGGGCCGTTGGTCGCCAATAACGCCTTGGCTGAATTAAACCGCGGCGAATTGGAGAATTTGGGGTTCATTCCGGCGGCGTTGGACAGTTTCAGTGTTGACGGAAAGCTGTACGGATTCCCCCGCAACTCCGACTTCTTTGTCATCTACTATAACAAAAAGATTTTTGCCGATAACGGTTTGCAAGTGCCGAAGACGGAAGCTGAACTGCTGGATATTTTCCAAAAACTCAAAGCCAAAAACATCGTACCGATCGCGATGGATGGCCAAGACGCCTGGGTGTCGGGGATATGGTTTGACACGATGGTGCAACGCGCTGCCGGCACTTGGGAGGTTTCGCACAAAGCCATGGACCGCAGCGGGTCCTTTAAAAATGAAGACACGATTATGGCCGCGCGGCATATGCAACAATGGATTGACGCCGGAGCTTACGGACTGGGCTTTTTGAATCAGGATTACGGAACGGCCAGAAACGTGTTTGGTCAAGGCAAGGCGGCGATGTACATGATGGGCGAATGGGAAATGGGCATGGCTTCCGACGAGAATTTCCCCGAAGAAGTGCGAAACAACATCGGAGCGTTTCCATTCCCATCCATAGAAGGAGGCAAAGGAACAACCGGCGATTTGACCGCCTGGTTCGGCGGAGGATACGCAGTTTCCGCATATTCCAAACACAAAGCCGAAGCGATAGATTTTCTGAAATGGATGTTCCGCCCGGACGGTTGGGCCAAGCAAGTGTGGGTGAACGGTGTAACCTTCCCCGCCCAAAAATACGATCAATTCATGACAGGCAACGAAACAAACGTGCAAAAAGATTTGACGCAAATTTTCAGCAATGCGAAATCTTACAGCGGCACGGTCAATCAGGACAAATTTACGCCGGATACGCAAACTACCTATTACAATTCCATTCAAAAGCTGGAAGGAAAACAAATGACACCGGAACAATTTGTGGAAATCATCGATCAGGCGGCGGAACAATCGGCAAACAATTAAGCCGCGGGCGATCAATCGAACATTCACGGGGCTTGGGCCGAATCGGCCTTTGCCCCGTTACGGGTTTAGGGGAACATGCACAAACGATCAGAACAGGATGATGTACAATGCACCAAATGATCAGTGACAGAAAAACCGTGTTTTGGCTGGTGGCCCCCGGTATGGTGTTGTTTGCCGCAATGGTATTCATCCCCATATTGGCCAGCTTCTATTACAGTCTGACGGATTGGGACGGAGCGACCGCCTACCATTGGATCGGATTGCAGAACTATTTGCAGATTTTTATTCACGACAAAATCTTTTGGAAATCTTTGCTCAATTCGGTGCTGCTCGGTTTGGGATTGGTGCTGATTCAGCATCCGTTTGCCCTCTTTATCGCCATGTTGGTGCAGTATTGCGGAAGATGGGAAAAGCTGCTCAGGGTGTGCATCTTTATTCCTGCCATTATCTCCACCTTTGTCACGACCAAACTTTGGGCGAGCGTGCTAAGCACCCAGTTCGGATTGCTGAACAATATTTTGATTCAATTGGGTTTGTCCTCGTGGAGGCAAGATTGGCTCGGCAATCCGCGGCTGGCGATTCTCTGCATTATCTTTGTATGCATGTGGCAAGGATTCGGATATGCTTTTTTGCTGTATTATGCCGGAATCAAGGGCATTCCGCAGGACCTGCATGAGGCGGCCATGCTTGACGGCGCGTCGCAGTTGCAACTTAACCTGAAAGTGATTTTTCCACTGCTTGCCCCGGTAATTCGAATTAACGTGGTTTTGGCCGTCATTTCCGCTTTTAAACAAATGGAGACCGTGTTTCTGTTGACCGCAGGGGGGCCGGCGGACAGCACGCAATTTCTGTCCAATTATTTGTATTCCAAGGCGTTTCGCGACAATATGTACGGTTACGGCAACGCGGTGTCGATCATGCTGGTCGTCATTTGTTTGGCGATTACGCTGATACTGAATCGGTCAATCAAAAGGGAAGTGGGTGAATTTTAGATGGAAACGTCCCGTGTGAAACCCGTCGTCCCGGTTGATGCCCGTTATGCCGCCGCGACCCTGGCAAAACGCCGGGCAGGCCGCGCCTTATTTGTTTGTTTTATGGCGGTACTGGTTGTTGCCGATCTGTTTCCGCTCATTTGGCTGTTTGATTTTTCCTTGCTGAAAAGCGGCGACTTTTTTGCTTCGGGCATTTTGAAATGGCCGGATCCGCCGATGTGGAAAAATTATGCCGACGCGTTCGCCAAGGCGCATATTATGCTGCTGTTTGCCAACAGTTTGTTGGTGAGCGGCGTGTCCATCGTCATCATCATCCTCGCATCCGTTTTCATGGGGTATGCGTTTACGCGCATGGAATGGAAATGGAGGAAGCCTTTGTTTGCCCTGATCATGGTCGGCATGATCATACCGATATATTCCACATTGCTGCCGAATTTCATCATATTCAATCAGGTGCATTTGCTGAACACCTATTGGTCGTTGATTCTGCCTTATGCGGCATTTTCCATTCCCATCAGCATGTTTATCGTTACGGGTTTCATGGAAACCATTCCGCGGGCGTTGGAGGAAGCGGCGGTACTTGACGGATTGACGATTCCCGGGATTATTTTCCGGATCATTTTGCCGGTCTTGCGTCCGGCGATTGCCACCATGGCGGTGATTTCATTTCTGAACTGCTGGAACGAATTCATCATGGCGGTGACCTATATCAGCGAGGATTCGCTGCGAACACTGCCGTTTGCCGTAGTTTATTTCATGGGCCAGTACACATCCAACTACGGAGCCCAGTTTGCGGTTTTGGCGATGATCACCATCCCGTCGATTTTGATCTATCTGCTCTTTACCGATCAAATTACGCGGGGGATTACGGCAGGCGCCGTGAAGGGGTAACGGCTTCGCACGATGGGGTGGAGGCATGTGGCTCTGACCGATCATTAAACTATTACCGGCTAAAACCGGTAGGTTCCTGTCAGCGGTTGTAAGGCGACTGTTCGGTCCAAAGCCTGCTAATTCGCAATCCGTGGCTAAAGCCGCCTAAAGCATACCGACGGAAACCCGTCCGGTTTGCCGGCTTGCAGCCTATAAGATGGCTGATGGACACCCGGTCGGTTTACCGACTTGCGACTTTTAACGATCGTAGCAGGGGGCTTCAAATCTAACGGACGTGACAGAGGCTATTTTGGGTTTTACGCCCGGTTTTCCTGTTTAACGGACGCAGGCGCGCTTATTCTGGCACTTCGTGCGGTTTTCAGGCAAAAATAGGGCGAATAGCCGCTGTGGCGCCCGTTAAAATTTTTGCCCAGTCTTTTTTCGGCAAATAGCCTCTGCTGCGTCCGTTAGCGTTGGGCGGGAGGGTTGTGTAGACGTGAGCAGGCCGGATTAACAGTTTACAAAGTGCAGGCGCTGGAAGCTGATCGCCTATAGGCGGTGGTTTTAGACACGGCACATGGAAACTAAAAGGGGCTATCCCGGGTTTATGAAACGATTGTCCAAAGGGATGGCTCCTGTTTTTTTCAAGTTGAAAACTGAAGAATATACAAAAACGAATGAAAAACATACAAACTCCCGGTTCGAACAGATTGAGAACGGTGACAAATTCCATTTCTTACAGAAGAAAGATTAAAAATATACAATGAATGCTGAAAAACACCGACTAAACTTCTGCGGGCGGCGGATTTATAATGAAAGCGCACGGCCTGTCCCCGATCCGGGCGATCGGTGTAAGGGCTTACATGTAAAGGAGGTGACGCGGTCAAGTTTTGTAAATTGAAACAGGCCTTCAGTAACTCGATGGAGGTGGTTGACGGCAAATTTTAAATTTTTGGAAGAGAGGGATATTGATAACTTTGAATGGAACGCAAGACAATTCAATTCCAGGAGGTTAAAAACATGTCAAGAAAAATCATGGTAAGAAGAATGTTTTTCGTCATTTCCGCAATTGTCATTTTGGCGGGAATACTATCATTTCAACCTGGTGTTTCCAAGGCGGCTTCGATCAGTGATGCAAACAAAACGATTTTTGGCCCCAACGTTTATGTATTCGATTCGTCCATGGGGGATGCCAACATCCAAAACGTGGCTGACGCTATATTCAGTTCCCAGGAAACTGCGCAATTCGGCAACGGGCGGTATGCGCTGCTCTTTAAGCCTGGCACCTACAATGTGGACGTAAGGGTAGGCTTCTACACCACGGTTGCCGGACTGGGCCAAAATCCCGCCGATGTGCAAATCAACGGCGGCGTGGATGCGGATGCCCAGTGGGCGAACGCCAACGCGACCACAAACTTCTGGCGTTCAATCGAAAATTTCACTGTCAATCCGTCTACCGGTTCGGTGCGAGTTCCCAGCGGCACGGCGCAATGGGCCGTCTCCCAGGCGGCGCCGATGAGACGCGTTCACGTCCAGGGCAATCTGTACCTGTTCGATTTTGACTCGAATTGGAACGCCGGTTGGGCGAGCGGCGGCTTTATTTCGGATTCCTTGATCGATGGTAAAATTACGCCCGCTTCGCAGCAGCAGTTTTTCTCCAGAAACAATCAGTACGGAGAATGGGCAAACGGCGTTTGGAACATGGTCTTTGTCGGTGACGAAACTCCGCCGGCAGCCTCTTTTCCGGATCCTCCCTATACGGTCGTGAATCAAACGCCGAACATGCGGGAAAAACCGTATCTTTATGTGGACGGGAGCGGGCAATACCGCGTTTTTGTTCCTTCTCTACAGACGAACACCCGGGGCATCAGTTGGATTGGCGGAAATACGCCGGGACAATCGATATCGATAGATCAGTTCTACATTGCGCGTTCCGATACATCCAGCGCGGCAGACATCAACAATGCACTGAATCAAGGCAAGCATATTTTGTTTACGCCTGGCATTTACCACCTGAACGAAACGATTCAGGTCAATAATCCGAACACGGTTATACTCGGGCTTGGTTATCCCACATTGATTCCGGACAATGGGCAAGTGGCCATGAAAGTAGCGGATGTGGACGGCGTGAAAGTCGCTGGGTTGCTGTTTGAAGCCGGACCGACAAAATCTTCCTCGTTAATGGAAGTCGGCCCCGCGAACAGTTCACAAGATCATTCGGCCAACCCCGTATCGCTTCATGATCTGTTCTTCGGCATCGGCGGCTTTACTCCCGGCACGGCGGATGTGGGTCTTGAGATCAACAGCAACGATGTAATCGGCGATCATTTCTGGATTTGGCGCGCCGATCATGGCGCAGGGGCGGGATGGACCAGCAATGTCAGCAAAAACGGATTGATCGTCAATGGGAACGATGTTACGATCTATGGATTGTTCAATGAACATCACGAAGAGTTTCAGACGTTGTGGAACGGAAACGGAGGGCGGCTGTACTTCTATCAGTCGGAACTTCCCTATGATGTTCCCAACCAATCGGCCTGGATGAGTCATAACGGCACTGTCAACGGCTATGCTTCGTACAAAGTGGCCGATTCGGTATCCACTCATGAAGCTTGGGGGCTTGGCGTATATTCATACTTCAGAGATTCGGCAGCAAAGCTGAACAGTGCGATCGAGGTTCCTGACGTTCAGGGCGTGAAAATTCATCATATGACCACCATTTGGCTGTCGGGTACAGCCGGAAGTGAAATTACGCACGTGATCAATAATATCGGGAATCGAGTGTACGCCAATTCACCGGCGGAAGCCATGCGGCAAACCGTTTCCGAATTCCAGGGAACCGGCGCCGGCGGCGGAGGCGACGGCGGGGCGCTCGACCGGACAGGGTGGACGGCGACCTCCTCGCCAATCAGCGGCGAGCCCCCTGCGAATTTGCTGGACGGAAGTATGTCCACACGCTGGAGCACGGGTACGGCTATGTCCCCGGGGCAGTATATTATTGTGGACATGAAGAATACAAAAACTTTTGACCAGATTGTGATGGATTCGACCGGCAGCGACAACGACTATGCGCGCGGCTATGAGGTATATGTCTCGGACGATGGAACGAACTGGGGCAGCGCGGTGGCAAGCGGAAGCGGCAGCGGTCCGGTGGTGACGGTAACGTTCCCGGCGCAAAGCGCCCGCTACATCAAGGTGGTGCAAACAGGAAGCGCTTCGTATTGGTGGTCGATCCGGGAATTTTACGTGATGAATTAACGTGATGAATCAAAGCCACCCGTTCATACGGGTGGCTTTGATTATAATCACCAATCTATGTTTAAAGGGTCGATATTTCGGGTCGATTCTTTTTGCCGTTCTGTTTAGGTTTTAGACAGCAAAAAACAGATCCCGCGCCGGATGGACCGGACGGCAAGATCTGTTTGGGGGAAAGATATTATTGGTAATCGGCTGCTACCGTTTCGTCTTTGCCATTCTTGAGGTTTATCGCGTTGAACAGCCAGGTCAGCACGATTGAAACTACAAAGTTGATTACCAGGGCGTACAAGCCGATATAGATCATCGTGCCACCGCCAATGCCGAACGGCAGCTTGAAGCTGTTGCCGAAATGCATGTAGGCGGCCATCCACGTGCCGGTGACCATGCTTGCCACCCATCCCAGAATCAATGCCCACTTGTTAAACCAGTTGGTGTACAGGCCGACAATCACAGCTGGCAGGGTTTGCAGAATCCAGACGCCGCCCAAAAGCTGCAGGTTGATGGCGTCTTGTCTGGCAAACAGGAAGATAAACGCCAGCGCGCCGACTTTGACGACCAGCGAAACCATTTTCGCCATTCTGGCTTCTTGTTTTTCGGTGCAATTTTTATTGATGTATTCCTTGTAAATGTTACGTGTAAACAGGTTTGCTGCGGCGATCGACATGATAGCCGCCGGAACTAGCGCACCGATTGCGATCGCGGCAAAGGCGAAACCGGTGAACCAGTCAGGGAACATTTTCAGAATCAACTGCGGGATAGCAGCGTTTCCGTCTTTCGTATCGATTCCGGCGGCAATCGCCATGTATCCCAACAGCGCCAGCAGACCGAGCACGAACGAATATGCCGGCAAGAGCGCTGTATTGCGCTTGATGACCTCACGGCTGCTGGAACTGAAAATCCCGGTCAACGAGTGCGGGTACAAGAATAGAGCGAGCGCCGAACCAAGCGACAGAGTTGAGTAAACCGCAAAGTTATTGGACGGCAGCAACGCCGCGGCATGGTGTTTCGCGGTAGCCGCGTCGAAAATCGGGCCAAATCCGCCCAATTTGTATGGGATGTAAATAACGGCGACGATGATCGTGACGTAAATCATCAAGTCTTTGACGATCGCGATCGATGCGGGCGCGCGCAAGCCGCTGTTATAAGTATAAACAGCCAATATCAAGAAGGCGATGATAAGCGGCCAGTCTCCGCTCAGGCCCATGCCATCGAACACGGCCTGCATCCCTACGAGTTGCAGCGCAATATACGGCATGGTAGCCAGAATACCGGTGATGGCAACGAGCAGCGCCAACGTGCTGCTGCCGTAGCGTCCTTTAACAAAGTCGGAGGCGGTAATATAGTTATGTTTTTTGGCTACCGACCATAGACGCGGCATGACCATGAACACAAACGGATAAATGATAATCGTATAGGGAACGGCAAAGAACCCGATGCCGCCTTTTGCATACATAAGAGCAGGTACCGCAATAAAGGTATATGCGGTGTAGAGATCGCCACCGAGCAGGAACCAGGTTACGATCGTTCCAAAGCGTCTGCCGGCAAGCCCCCATTCGTCAAGTCTGTCCAAATCGCCGCGCCGCCAT
The sequence above is a segment of the Bacilli bacterium genome. Coding sequences within it:
- a CDS encoding discoidin domain-containing protein; the protein is MSRKIMVRRMFFVISAIVILAGILSFQPGVSKAASISDANKTIFGPNVYVFDSSMGDANIQNVADAIFSSQETAQFGNGRYALLFKPGTYNVDVRVGFYTTVAGLGQNPADVQINGGVDADAQWANANATTNFWRSIENFTVNPSTGSVRVPSGTAQWAVSQAAPMRRVHVQGNLYLFDFDSNWNAGWASGGFISDSLIDGKITPASQQQFFSRNNQYGEWANGVWNMVFVGDETPPAASFPDPPYTVVNQTPNMREKPYLYVDGSGQYRVFVPSLQTNTRGISWIGGNTPGQSISIDQFYIARSDTSSAADINNALNQGKHILFTPGIYHLNETIQVNNPNTVILGLGYPTLIPDNGQVAMKVADVDGVKVAGLLFEAGPTKSSSLMEVGPANSSQDHSANPVSLHDLFFGIGGFTPGTADVGLEINSNDVIGDHFWIWRADHGAGAGWTSNVSKNGLIVNGNDVTIYGLFNEHHEEFQTLWNGNGGRLYFYQSELPYDVPNQSAWMSHNGTVNGYASYKVADSVSTHEAWGLGVYSYFRDSAAKLNSAIEVPDVQGVKIHHMTTIWLSGTAGSEITHVINNIGNRVYANSPAEAMRQTVSEFQGTGAGGGGDGGALDRTGWTATSSPISGEPPANLLDGSMSTRWSTGTAMSPGQYIIVDMKNTKTFDQIVMDSTGSDNDYARGYEVYVSDDGTNWGSAVASGSGSGPVVTVTFPAQSARYIKVVQTGSASYWWSIREFYVMN
- a CDS encoding carbohydrate ABC transporter permease yields the protein METSRVKPVVPVDARYAAATLAKRRAGRALFVCFMAVLVVADLFPLIWLFDFSLLKSGDFFASGILKWPDPPMWKNYADAFAKAHIMLLFANSLLVSGVSIVIIILASVFMGYAFTRMEWKWRKPLFALIMVGMIIPIYSTLLPNFIIFNQVHLLNTYWSLILPYAAFSIPISMFIVTGFMETIPRALEEAAVLDGLTIPGIIFRIILPVLRPAIATMAVISFLNCWNEFIMAVTYISEDSLRTLPFAVVYFMGQYTSNYGAQFAVLAMITIPSILIYLLFTDQITRGITAGAVKG
- a CDS encoding sugar ABC transporter permease; the encoded protein is MHQMISDRKTVFWLVAPGMVLFAAMVFIPILASFYYSLTDWDGATAYHWIGLQNYLQIFIHDKIFWKSLLNSVLLGLGLVLIQHPFALFIAMLVQYCGRWEKLLRVCIFIPAIISTFVTTKLWASVLSTQFGLLNNILIQLGLSSWRQDWLGNPRLAILCIIFVCMWQGFGYAFLLYYAGIKGIPQDLHEAAMLDGASQLQLNLKVIFPLLAPVIRINVVLAVISAFKQMETVFLLTAGGPADSTQFLSNYLYSKAFRDNMYGYGNAVSIMLVVICLAITLILNRSIKREVGEF
- a CDS encoding sodium:solute symporter yields the protein MNWTALVVFMIFFLFVTVLGFVSAKWRRGDLDRLDEWGLAGRRFGTIVTWFLLGGDLYTAYTFIAVPALMYAKGGIGFFAVPYTIIIYPFVFMVMPRLWSVAKKHNYITASDFVKGRYGSSTLALLVAITGILATMPYIALQLVGMQAVFDGMGLSGDWPLIIAFLILAVYTYNSGLRAPASIAIVKDLMIYVTIIVAVIYIPYKLGGFGPIFDAATAKHHAAALLPSNNFAVYSTLSLGSALALFLYPHSLTGIFSSSSREVIKRNTALLPAYSFVLGLLALLGYMAIAAGIDTKDGNAAIPQLILKMFPDWFTGFAFAAIAIGALVPAAIMSIAAANLFTRNIYKEYINKNCTEKQEARMAKMVSLVVKVGALAFIFLFARQDAINLQLLGGVWILQTLPAVIVGLYTNWFNKWALILGWVASMVTGTWMAAYMHFGNSFKLPFGIGGGTMIYIGLYALVINFVVSIVLTWLFNAINLKNGKDETVAADYQ
- a CDS encoding extracellular solute-binding protein → MSNQWFGLKKWAVVLIALTVIVAMSACGNGNTEGSGGTASSAPETTASNDAGNTAATNSDGGKEEQEKITLTFFTNNSDRNTGQGKVEQILIDQYMKEHPNITIKVETLSPDPQFQDKIKVYNASTSLPDIISAWGNVNYLGPLVANNALAELNRGELENLGFIPAALDSFSVDGKLYGFPRNSDFFVIYYNKKIFADNGLQVPKTEAELLDIFQKLKAKNIVPIAMDGQDAWVSGIWFDTMVQRAAGTWEVSHKAMDRSGSFKNEDTIMAARHMQQWIDAGAYGLGFLNQDYGTARNVFGQGKAAMYMMGEWEMGMASDENFPEEVRNNIGAFPFPSIEGGKGTTGDLTAWFGGGYAVSAYSKHKAEAIDFLKWMFRPDGWAKQVWVNGVTFPAQKYDQFMTGNETNVQKDLTQIFSNAKSYSGTVNQDKFTPDTQTTYYNSIQKLEGKQMTPEQFVEIIDQAAEQSANN